A genome region from Panicum virgatum strain AP13 chromosome 4K, P.virgatum_v5, whole genome shotgun sequence includes the following:
- the LOC120704764 gene encoding anthranilate O-methyltransferase 1-like, whose translation MKMDTDFHMAKGGSESSYSSNSRLQRKALLETEQVLEKAVKEICSAVLPPKLVVADLGCSSGENTLIFVSEVIKAMSDHQQLEVQFFLNDLPGNDFNYIFGSLGNFKESIAAEHKGGTPPQFYIAGLPGSYYTRLFPSQIVHLFHSSYCLHWRSRLPDGLDVNAKPYLNKGNIYIAKTAPSSVVKLYQELFETDLLLFLKLRHEELVSGGQMVLTFLGRKNEDVYKGDLNHACGLLAQSIQSLVHKGLVQEEKLDAFNLPFYGPSVDEVNAVVRKSELFDINSAKLFESNWDPYDDSEDHIVQDSLQSGQNVAKSIRAIMGPLFASHFGVAVLDELFREYTRNVAKHLEREKTMYSVIVLSLQRR comes from the exons ATGAAGATGGATACTGACTTCCATATGGCCAAAGGCGGGAGTGAAAGCAGCTACAGCAGCAACTCCAGGCTTCAA AGAAAAGCTTTGTTAGAGACTGAACAAGTTCTTGAGAAGGCCGTGAAAGAAATATGCTCCGCTGTGCTCCCTCCAAAACTGGTGGTTGCTGACTTAGGCTGCTCTTCAGGAGAAAACACACTCATCTTCGTCTCTGAGGTGATCAAAGCCATGAGTGACCACCAGCAACTGGAGGTCCAATTCTTCCTCAATGATCTACCCGGAAACGACTTCAACTATATCTTCGGTTCACTTGGAAACTTCAAGGAGTCGATTGCAGCGGAGCACAAGGGAGGAACACCACCTCAATTTTACATTGCTGGGTTGCCTGGTTCCTACTACACTCGGCTTTTCCCCTCCCAAATTGTTCATCTCTTTCACTCGTCGTACTGTCTCCATTGGCGCTCTCGG CTTCCTGATGGCCTCGATGTGAACGCAAAACCTTACCTAAACAAAGGAAACATTTACATTGCAAAGACTGCACCGTCATCTGTGGTGAAACTGTACCAAGAGCTGTTCGAGACAGACTTGTTGCTCTTCCTCAAGCTGCGGCATGAGGAACTCGTCTCTGGTGGGCAGATGGTGCTGACGTTTCTTGGGAGGAAGAATGAGGATGTGTATAAAGGAGATCTGAACCATGCTTGTGGGCTACTTGCACAATCTATTCAGTCTCTCGTTCACAAG GGCCTTGTGCAAGAGGAGAAGCTTGATGCCTTCAATCTCCCCTTTTACGGCCCATCGGTTGATGAAGTTAATGCAGTGGTCAGAAAGAGCGAGCTGTTCGACATCAACTCTGCCAAACTGTTCGAATCCAACTGGGATCCTTACGATGACTCTGAGGATCATATTGTCCAAGACAGCCTTCAAAGTGGCCAGAATGTTGCTAAGAGCATCAGAGCAATCATGGGGCCCTTGTTTGCGAGCCATTTCGGTGTAGCCGTGCTGGATGAGCTGTTCAGAGAATACACACGTAATGTTGCAAAGCACCTTGAGAGGGAGAAGACCATGTACTCAGTTATTGTCCTGTCCTTGCAACGAAGATGA